One part of the Bradyrhizobium sp. CB1650 genome encodes these proteins:
- the pqqA gene encoding pyrroloquinoline quinone precursor peptide PqqA, which yields MAWKAPKIVEVSVGMEINMYACASRK from the coding sequence ATGGCTTGGAAAGCTCCGAAGATCGTGGAAGTGTCGGTCGGCATGGAAATCAACATGTACGCCTGCGCTTCGCGCAAGTAA
- a CDS encoding EF-hand domain-containing protein: protein MISRRSIALALTGILLAGPAWSASANVVKMFDTDNDGTLDLAEVKKAAAALFAKLDPDHDGTLDARELRGRLTAKELKAADPDHDGTLTLDEYLSVVEQRFKAANPDNDGTLDAKELNSRAGRALLRLLK from the coding sequence ATGATATCGCGCCGCTCCATTGCACTCGCGCTGACCGGTATTTTGCTCGCCGGCCCGGCCTGGTCGGCATCCGCCAACGTCGTCAAGATGTTCGACACCGACAATGACGGAACGCTCGATCTTGCCGAGGTGAAGAAGGCCGCTGCTGCGCTGTTTGCCAAGCTCGATCCCGACCATGATGGCACGCTCGATGCGCGCGAGCTTCGCGGGCGGTTGACGGCGAAAGAGCTTAAGGCCGCCGATCCCGATCACGACGGGACGCTCACGCTGGATGAATACCTGTCGGTGGTCGAGCAGCGTTTCAAGGCCGCCAATCCCGACAACGATGGTACTCTGGACGCCAAGGAGCTGAACTCACGTGCTGGGCGCGCGCTGTTGCGGTTGTTGAAATGA
- a CDS encoding methanol/ethanol family PQQ-dependent dehydrogenase, with protein sequence MKRLAMAASLVMLASTCANAQTAEQLVKGATDTSNVLNYGMGYNLQRFSTLNQINKDTIKNLVPVWNYSFNDDRSEESQPLVYQGVIYVTSHNATMAVDAKTGKQIWKSKIEYPAETPRIVCCGIINRGAALYDGKVFRTTLDANVIALDAKDGKELWRQKAADIKEGYSMTVAPLVADGVVITGISGAEFGTRGFIDGWDPATGKHLWRTHSIPSPDEPGGDTWKGDTWKLGGGSTWITGSYDPELNTVYWGIGNPGPFNSAVRPGDNLYTCSVLAMDPKTGKIKWHYQFSPNNPFDYDSVAEMVLADMNIEGKPTKVLMDANRNGFFYVLDRTNGKLLAANPYVKVNWATGIDMKTGRPIETDVAKDAREGKKVTVYPSILGGKNWEPMSFNPQTGLAYANTLAFGGKYKTEPVTFKQGEWYLGMDLTDPWEFGDGPRGHLKAIDPLTGKAKWEAPSDIPRFSGVLSTAGGVVFAGALTGEFEAFDADTGKKLWQFQTGSGIEGQPVTWQQDGVQYVAVTSGYGGVYSLFSGDERLAKVPPGGSLWVFAVKQ encoded by the coding sequence ATGAAACGCCTTGCGATGGCCGCGAGCCTCGTCATGCTTGCATCAACGTGTGCGAACGCCCAGACCGCCGAGCAACTGGTCAAGGGTGCGACCGACACATCGAATGTTCTCAACTACGGGATGGGCTACAATCTCCAGCGTTTCTCGACCTTGAATCAGATCAACAAGGACACCATCAAGAACCTCGTCCCGGTCTGGAATTACAGCTTCAACGACGATCGCAGCGAGGAGTCGCAGCCGCTGGTCTACCAGGGCGTGATCTACGTGACGTCGCATAACGCGACCATGGCGGTCGACGCCAAGACCGGCAAGCAGATCTGGAAGAGCAAGATCGAATATCCCGCCGAGACGCCGCGCATCGTCTGCTGCGGCATCATCAACCGCGGCGCGGCGCTCTACGACGGCAAGGTGTTCCGCACCACGCTCGATGCCAACGTGATCGCGCTCGATGCCAAGGACGGCAAGGAGCTGTGGCGGCAGAAGGCTGCCGACATCAAGGAAGGCTATTCGATGACGGTCGCGCCGCTGGTCGCCGACGGCGTCGTCATCACCGGCATCTCCGGCGCCGAGTTCGGCACTCGCGGCTTCATCGACGGCTGGGATCCCGCAACCGGCAAGCATCTCTGGCGCACCCATTCGATCCCCTCGCCGGACGAGCCCGGCGGCGACACCTGGAAGGGCGACACCTGGAAGCTCGGCGGCGGCTCGACATGGATCACCGGCTCCTATGATCCGGAGCTGAACACGGTCTATTGGGGCATCGGCAACCCCGGACCGTTCAACTCGGCGGTGCGTCCCGGCGACAACCTCTACACCTGCTCCGTGCTGGCGATGGATCCGAAGACCGGCAAGATCAAGTGGCACTACCAGTTCTCGCCGAACAATCCGTTCGACTACGATTCGGTCGCCGAGATGGTGCTCGCCGACATGAACATCGAGGGCAAGCCGACCAAGGTGCTGATGGATGCCAACCGCAACGGCTTCTTCTACGTGCTCGATCGCACCAACGGAAAGCTGCTCGCGGCCAACCCGTACGTGAAGGTCAACTGGGCCACCGGCATCGACATGAAGACGGGCCGGCCGATCGAGACCGACGTTGCCAAGGACGCGCGCGAGGGCAAGAAGGTCACGGTCTATCCGTCGATCCTCGGCGGCAAGAACTGGGAGCCGATGTCGTTCAATCCGCAGACCGGACTTGCCTATGCCAATACGCTCGCCTTCGGCGGCAAGTACAAGACCGAGCCCGTCACCTTCAAGCAGGGTGAATGGTATCTCGGCATGGACCTCACCGACCCCTGGGAGTTCGGTGATGGACCGCGCGGCCATCTCAAGGCGATCGATCCCTTGACCGGCAAGGCGAAGTGGGAGGCGCCGAGCGACATCCCGCGCTTCTCCGGCGTGCTGTCGACCGCGGGCGGCGTCGTGTTCGCGGGCGCGCTGACCGGCGAGTTCGAGGCCTTCGACGCCGACACCGGCAAGAAGCTCTGGCAGTTCCAGACCGGCTCGGGCATCGAGGGACAGCCGGTGACCTGGCAGCAGGACGGCGTCCAGTATGTCGCCGTCACCAGCGGCTATGGCGGCGTCTACTCGCTGTTCTCCGGCGATGAGCGGCTTGCGAAAGTGCCGCCCGGCGGCTCGCTGTGGGTCTTTGCGGTCAAGCAGTAA